In Malus sylvestris chromosome 15, drMalSylv7.2, whole genome shotgun sequence, a single genomic region encodes these proteins:
- the LOC126603903 gene encoding nitrate reductase [NADH]-like — MTASVENRQFPHLDPPINGVVRSFNFSDLTPSKQAPFVDSNDSSSDDDENEDTVVEEYTDLIRRGNNELEPSILDPRDEATSDSWVRRNSSMVRLTGKHPFNCEPPLTRLMHHGFITPVPLHYVRNHGIVPKATWQDWTVEITGLVRRPTRFTMDQLVREFKPREFPVTLVCAGNRRKEQNLVKQTIGFNWGAAGISNSVWRGIPLCEVLKRCGIRSRKNGALNVCFEGAEDLPGGGGTKYGTSLRKEVAMDPSRDIILAYMQNGEPLAPDHGFPVRVIIPGFIGGRMVKWLKRIVVTTSESDNYYHFKDNRVLPSHVDAELANAEAWWYKPEYIINELNINSVITTPCHEEILPINSYTTQHPYTIKGYAYSGGGKKVTRVEITMDGGDTWHVCTLDHQERPNKYGKYWCWCFWSLEVEVLDLLAAKEIAVRAWDETLNTQPEKLIWNVMGMMNNCWFRVKTNVCKPHKGEIGLAFEHPTQPGNQSGGWMAKEKRLDSESNTTLKKSFSTPFMNTSASKMYSMSDVKKHNSSQSAWIVVHGHVYDCTRFLNDHPGGADSILINAGTDCTEEFDAIHSEKAKKMIEDYRIGELVTTNYASDSTSSSPNNSVHGPPRTTSVLDLISSNMTQLAPIKEVMHSRSIALIPREKIPCKLIAKISISHDVRLFRFGLPSEDQVLGLPVGKHIFVCATIEDKLCMRAYTPSSSIDEVGYFDLVVKVYFKNVHPKFPNGGVMSQYLDSLPIGASLDIKGPLGHIEYTGRGNFMVNGKPKFAKKLAMLAGGTGITPIYQVVQAILKDPEDKTEMYVVYANRTEDDILLREELDGWAKQHERFKVWYVVENGREGWEYSVGFVTESVLREHIPDGSDGALALACGPPPMIKFAVQPNLEKMNYDTTNSLLLF; from the exons ATGACGGCCTCCGTTGAGAACCGCCAGTTCCCCCACCTCGACCCGCCGATAAACGGCGTCGTCCGCTCCTTCAACTTCTCCGATCTCACTCCCTCGAAACAAGCGCCCTTCGTCGATAGCAACGACTCATCGTCCGATGACGACGAGAATGAGGACACCGTCGTCGAGGAATACACGGATTTAATCCGGAGAGGCAACAACGAATTAGAGCCGTCCATCTTGGACCCCAGAGATGAAGCCACGTCAGACAGCTGGGTGCGTCGTAACTCGTCTATGGTCCGCCTCACTGGAAAGCACCCCTTCAATTGCGAACCGCCACTCACCCGCCTCATGCACCACGGATTCATCACCCCAGTCCCACTCCACTACGTCCGCAATCACGGCATCGTCCCCAAGGCCACGTGGCAGGACTGGACCGTCGAGATAACCGGTCTGGTTCGCCGCCCGACCCGGTTCACCATGGACCAGCTCGTCCGCGAATTCAAGCCACGGGAGTTCCCCGTGACCCTTGTCTGCGCGGGAAACCGGAGGAAAGAACAGAATCTCGTCAAGCAGACAATCGGCTTCAACTGGGGCGCCGCCGGCATCTCCAACTCTGTGTGGCGCGGCATCCCGCTTTGCGAAGTGCTGAAGCGGTGCGGAATCCGCAGCCGCAAGAACGGCGCCCTTAACGTGTGCTTCGAGGGAGCCGAGGACCTGCCGGGTGGCGGTGGGACCAAGTACGGCACGAGCTTGAGAAAGGAGGTGGCGATGGACCCCTCGAGGGATATAATCCTGGCGTACATGCAAAACGGGGAGCCTTTGGCGCCGGATCACGGGTTTCCGGTTCGGGTCATAATACCGGGGTTCATCGGGGGTCGGATGGTGAAGTGGTTGAAACGAATCGTGGTCACAACCTCGGAATCCGACAATTATTACCACTTCAAGGATAATCGAGTGCTCCCGTCGCACGTGGATGCGGAGCTGGCCAACGCTGAAG CGTGGTGGTACAAGCCGGAGTATATCATTAACGAGCTGAATATAAACTCGGTTATAACGACGCCGTGTCACGAGGAGATTTTGCCGATCAACTCGTATACGACTCAACATCCGTACACGATTAAAGGCTATGCATATTCGG GCGGCGGGAAGAAAGTGACACGAGTGGAGATAACAATGGACGGCGGGGACACGTGGCATGTCTGCACGTTAGACCACCAGGAGAGGCCAAACAAATATGGGAAGTACTGGTGCTGGTGTTTCTGGTCACTGGAAGTGGAGGTGCTCGACCTACTTGCTGCCAAAGAGATCGCCGTCCGAGCTTGGGACGAGACTCTCAATACTCAGCCCGAGAAACTCATTTGGAACGTCATG GGAATGATGAACAACTGCTGGTTTCGAGTGAAAACCAATGTGTGCAAACCACACAAGGGAGAGATAGGACTAGCGTTTGAGCATCCAACTCAACCTGGAAACCAATCAGGTGGGTGGATGGCCAAAGAAAAACGCTTGGACTCTGAATCCAACACAACCCTAAAGAAGAGTTTTTCAACACCCTTCATGAACACTAGTGCATCCAAGATGTACTCAATGTCAGATGTCAAGAAGCACAACTCTTCTCAATCTGCTTGGATCGTCGTCCACGGCCACGTCTACGACTGCACTCGCTTCCTCAATGATCACCCTGGTGGCGCTGATAGCATTCTCATCAACGCTGGCACTGATTGCACCGAAGAGTTTGATGCCATCCATTCGGAAAAAGCCAAGAAAATGATTGAGGATTATAGAATCGGAGAGTTGGTGACTACGAATTATGCTTCAGACTCCACATCTAGTTCCCCTAATAACTCTGTACATGGGCCACCAAGAACAACATCTGTACTTGACCTTATTTCTTCTAACATGACGCAGCTAGCCCCAATCAAAGAAGTAATGCATTCAAGAAGCATCGCACTTATTCCGCGTGAGAAAATCCCATGTAAGCTCATAGCCAAGATATCGATCTCTCACGACGTcaggctctttagattcggattGCCTTCGGAGGACCAAGTTTTGGGATTGCCGGTGGGAAAGCACATTTTCGTGTGTGCTACAATTGAGGATAAGCTTTGCATGAGGGCTTACACTCCAAGCAGCTCAATTGATGAAGTTGGGTACTTTGATTTGGTGGTGAAAGTTTACTTCAAGAATGTGCATCCTAAGTTCCCCAACGGGGGTGTCATGTCACAGTATTTGGACTCACTGCCAATAGGTGCATCCCTAGACATCAAGGGTCCCTTAGGGCACATAGAGTATACTGGTCGCGGTAATTTTATGGTCAACGGCAAGCCAAAGTTTGCAAAGAAGCTTGCCATGCTGGCTGGTGGGACCGGGATCACCCCAATTTACCAAGTGGTTCAAGCCATATTGAAGGACCCAGAGGATAAGACCGAGATGTATGTGGTGTATGCAAACCGTACAGAAGATGACATTTTGCTGCGGGAAGAACTTGATGGTTGGGCCAAACAACATGAGAGGTTCAAGGTTTGGTATGTGGTGGAGAATGGCAGGGAAGGGTGGGAATACAGTGTGGGATTCGTCACGGAGAGTGTGCTCAGGGAGCACATTCCCGATGGATCGGACGGCGCTCTTGCGCTGGCATGCGGCCCCCCGCCGATGATCAAATTTGCCGTGCAGCCGAATTTGGAGAAGATGAATTATGATACCACAAATTCATTGCTGTTGTTTTGA